In Meriones unguiculatus strain TT.TT164.6M chromosome 17, Bangor_MerUng_6.1, whole genome shotgun sequence, a single window of DNA contains:
- the LOC110543182 gene encoding LOW QUALITY PROTEIN: vomeronasal type-2 receptor 116-like (The sequence of the model RefSeq protein was modified relative to this genomic sequence to represent the inferred CDS: inserted 1 base in 1 codon; deleted 1 base in 1 codon; substituted 2 bases at 2 genomic stop codons) produces MIPISMIGILCGFSECLNNILYNSPMSSFRITNQKYEFVLVLLFATDEINRNPYLLPNMSLAFSVYTQLCFNTLRNIDLIISQNXHLPNYVCGVPGFLVGITGPSWTMSLKLVTFDXEPKIFFGPFHPILNDKVWFPYVYQIAHKDTCLPNAMVSLMLYFTWTWIGLVISSDDQGTQFLLDLREEMQSNGLCLAFANVIPDDMQLYMTRAVVYDKQIMTSSAKVVIIYGEMNSTLEASFRQWVYLGVQRIWITTSQWDVTTSKRDFNLDTFHGTVTFLHHNGVASKFRNFMQTMNTSKYPIDISQMRKKWNYFNCPVFNIIYSTMNHCSLNTSLEWLSQHEFDMVLSEEGYNLYNAVYAVAHTYHEIILQQIESQQIAEIIGRFLGCQQVASLLENVVFTNPVGELVNMNQRKKQCAENDIFSIWNFPQGFGLKVKIGGYSPYLPQTQQLHISEDLDLAMGSTPVPTSTCSVTCPPGFRKFHQNQTADCCFXCVSCPENEVSNETADMEQCVSCPDDQYANAEHTYCLQRHVSFLAYEDPLGMTLACMSLCFSVLTALVLGAFVKYNDSPIVKANNRILSYILLVSITFCFLCSLCFIGHPNMGSCILQQTTFGVFFTVALSTVLAKTITVVLAFKLTTPGRRMKRILVSGALNFVIPICTLIQLIIYGIWLVTSPPYVDTDTHSEHGQMIIVCNKGSAIAFHLVLGYLGSLALESFTLAFLARNLPDRFNEAKFLIFSMLVFCSVWITFLPVYHSTKGKVMVAVEVFSILASSAGLLGCIFVPKCYVILTRFYSLPKCRNKSLY; encoded by the exons atgaTCCCCATCTCCATGATTGGGATACTATGCGGATTTTCAGAGTGTCTGAACAA TATCCTTTATAATTCTCCTATGTCTTCTTTTAGAATAACGAATCAGAAATATGAATTTGTTCTTGTACTGCTTTTTGCTACTGATGAGATCAACAGAAACCCTTACCTTTTACCCAACATGTCTTTGGCATTTTCTGTCTATACTCAGTTGTGTTTTAATACTTTAAGAAATATTGATTTAATAATTTCACAAAATTGACATCTTCCTAATTATGTCTGTGGAGTGCCTGGATTTCTTGTAGGCATTACAGGACCATCATGGACTATGTCTCTAAAACTGGTGACCTTTGACTAGGAACCAAAG ATTTTCTTTGGGCCATTTCATCCTATCCTGAATGACAAAGTCTGGTTTCCTTATGTCTACCAGATAGCACACAAGGATACATGTTTGCCCAATGCCATGGTGTCTCTGATGCTTTATTTTACATGGACCTGGATAGGGCTGGTCATCTCCAGTGATGACCAGGGAACTCAGTTTCTCTTAGACTTGAGAGAAGAGATGCAAAGTAATGGACTCTGTCTAGCTTTTGCAAATGTCATTCCAGATGACATGCAGTTATACATGACAAGGGCTGTAGTATATGATAAGCAAATCATGACATCATCAGCAAAGGTTGTTATTATTTATGGTGAAATGAACTCTACCCTAGAAGCCAGCTTCAGACAATGGGTATATTTAGGTGTACAAAGAATCTGGATCACCACCTCGCAATGGGATGTCACCACAAGTAAGAGAGATTTCAACCTTGATACCTTCCATGGGACTGTCACTTTTTTACACCACAATGGCGTGGCTTCCAAATTTAGAAATTTTATGCAAACAATGAACACTTCCAAATATCCAATAGACATTTCTCAGATGAGAAAGAAGTGGAATTATTTTAATTGTCCAGTTTTTAACATCATCTATAGCACAATGAATCATTGTTCATTGAACACTTCTTTGGAATGGTTATCACAGCATGAATTTGACATGGTCCTAAGTGAAGAAGGTTACAATTTATATAATGCTGTGTATGCTGTGGCTCATACCTACCATGAAATTATTCTTCAACAAATAGAGTCTCAACAAATAGCAGAAATCATAGGAAGATTCCTTGGCTGTCAGCAG GTGGCTTCTCTGCTGGAGAATGTTGTATTTACTAACCCTGTTGGCGAACTGGTGAATatgaatcagaga aaaaaacagtGTGCAGAGAATGACATTTTCAGCATCTGGAATTTTCCACAAGGCTTTGGATTAAAGGTGAAAATAGGAGGCTATTCCCCTTATTTGCCACAGACCCAACAACTACACATATCTGAAGACTTAGATTTGGCTATGGGATCAACACCG GTTCCCACCTCTACATGCAGCGTGACGTGCCCTCCTGGATTCAGGAAATTTCATCAGAATCAAACAGCAGACTGCTGCT GATGTGTCTCCTGCCCAGAGAATGAGGTTTCCAATGAGACAG CAGATATGGAGCAGTGTGTGAGCTGTCCAGATGACCAGTATGCCAATGCAGAGCACACATACTGCCTGCAGAGGCATGTCTCTTTTTTGGCTTATGAAGACCCATTGGGGATGACTCTGGCTTGCATGTCCTTGTGTTTCTCTGTACTCACTGCTCTTGTACTTGGTGCTTTTGTGAAGTACAATGACAGTCCCATTGTGAAAGCCAATAACCGCATTCTCAGCTACATCCTACTGGTCTCCATCaccttctgtttcctctgctcaTTGTGTTTTATTGGGCATCCCAACATGGGCTCCTGCATCCTGCAGCAGACCACATTTGGTGTCTTTTTTACAGTGGCTCTGTCTACTGTCTTAGCCAAGACAATTACTGTGGTCCTGGCCTTCAAGCTCACTACTCCAGGAAGAAGGATGAAAAGGATACTGGTGTCAGGAGCACTTAACTTTGTCATTCCCATCTGTACTCTCATCCAACTTATTATCTATGGAATCTGGCTGGTAACATCACCTCCATATGTTGATACTGATACACACTCTGAACATGGGCAGATGATCATTGTGTGCAACAAAGGCTCAGCCATTGCATTCCACCTTGTCTTGGGGTACTTGGGCTCTTTGGCTCTGGAAAGCTTCACTCTGGCTTTCTTGGCCAGGAATCTGCCTGACAGATTCAATGAAGCCAAATTCCTGATCTTCAGCATGCtagtgttctgcagtgtctggatCACCTTCCTCCCTGTCTACCACAGCACTAAGGGGAAGgtcatggtggctgtggaggtcttctccatcttggcctccagtgcagggctgttaGGGTGCATCTTTGTGCCAAAGTGTTATGTTATTTTGACGAGATTCTATTCTCTTCCAAAGTGCAGAAATAAATCATTGTATTGA